A genome region from Dolichospermum compactum NIES-806 includes the following:
- a CDS encoding Ig-like domain-containing protein — MSKSYKLIQPLDRIAIAVMLLLSMLIGLIIWKGDVVKPSVRNFTWENQQIGAEDLSFSLTFSRPMDFKSIEENLKIDPPLAGKTSWAGRRMVYTLLTPAPYGTTYQVKLEKGKDKYSQAEGKNRLMQPFTGSFTTRNRAILYIGSAPEIQGQLVLYNLTQEQKKVLTPKDLIVMDFEPFPNGEKILFSARSSKNPDLLSAQLYTVTTGIPNQIGQETAAPGKVDLILDNKEYQNLKFDLSADGQIIVIQRGKRDNPGDFALWYLSTQNDNSGEKPTPKRLQGQPGGDFLITPDSKAVAVSQGQGTAIVSLEGNSSKPLDFLPQFGLVQAFSKDGSQAAMVKFNTDYTKDLFLVTNQGVQKQLLKTTGSILSCQFDPASPNLYCLVTQLVSKEQYIEQPYLVSIDLKTGVQKPLLLLPPAQRNVQTNLAPDGLGFLFDQVVPVTNNTAQLPANTLKTDDGEPIASSSLWLMPLLPIADNTNIDIKPEQLPLAGFHPHWLP, encoded by the coding sequence ATGAGTAAATCCTATAAACTTATACAACCATTAGATCGGATTGCGATCGCAGTCATGCTCCTACTGAGTATGCTCATCGGATTGATCATTTGGAAAGGCGATGTAGTCAAACCTAGCGTCCGCAACTTCACCTGGGAAAACCAACAAATCGGCGCAGAGGATCTATCCTTCTCCCTCACCTTTAGTCGGCCAATGGACTTCAAAAGCATTGAAGAGAACTTAAAAATAGATCCACCCCTAGCCGGTAAAACTAGTTGGGCTGGCAGAAGAATGGTCTACACCCTCCTCACCCCAGCCCCCTACGGCACAACTTACCAAGTCAAACTAGAAAAAGGCAAAGATAAATACTCCCAAGCCGAAGGGAAAAACCGCCTCATGCAGCCCTTCACAGGCAGTTTCACCACCCGCAATCGCGCCATCCTTTACATTGGCTCTGCGCCAGAAATCCAAGGGCAATTGGTACTTTATAACTTAACCCAAGAACAAAAAAAAGTCCTTACCCCCAAAGACTTAATTGTTATGGATTTTGAGCCATTCCCCAACGGTGAAAAAATCCTCTTCTCCGCCCGTTCCTCTAAAAATCCCGATTTACTGTCCGCCCAACTTTATACAGTAACCACAGGCATACCTAATCAAATTGGTCAAGAAACAGCAGCCCCAGGTAAAGTTGACCTAATTTTAGACAACAAAGAATATCAAAACCTCAAATTTGACCTCTCCGCAGATGGACAAATCATCGTTATTCAAAGAGGTAAACGAGATAACCCCGGTGACTTTGCCCTCTGGTACTTATCCACCCAAAATGACAATTCCGGCGAAAAACCCACCCCCAAAAGATTACAAGGACAACCAGGTGGAGATTTTCTCATTACACCCGACAGCAAAGCCGTAGCCGTTTCTCAAGGACAGGGAACAGCAATTGTATCCTTAGAAGGTAACAGCAGTAAACCCCTGGATTTTCTACCTCAATTTGGCTTAGTACAAGCCTTCTCTAAAGACGGTTCACAGGCAGCAATGGTCAAATTTAACACCGACTATACAAAAGATTTGTTTTTAGTCACCAACCAAGGCGTGCAAAAACAACTATTAAAAACAACAGGCTCAATTCTTAGCTGTCAGTTTGACCCAGCCTCCCCTAACCTTTACTGCTTAGTTACACAACTGGTTTCTAAAGAACAATACATAGAACAGCCTTACTTGGTATCCATTGACCTGAAAACAGGAGTCCAAAAACCACTGTTACTTTTACCCCCTGCTCAACGCAATGTGCAAACCAATTTAGCCCCCGACGGTTTAGGCTTCTTATTTGACCAAGTAGTTCCCGTGACCAATAACACAGCCCAACTACCCGCCAATACCTTGAAAACAGATGACGGCG